GAATGAAGAGATACGGCCTGCATCAATCATCTTGCGAAGCACTGCACCTTCTCCAACCAAATGACGCTGGCCGATGTATTCATCGAGCGTGCGCGGACGTAATCTTTCTGCTAATGGTTGTGACATACAAAGTGCAAAGTTACTATTAACTGTGTAAAAAGCCAAATAAATAGACTATTTAACGCTTTTTTCTAAAAAAAATAGTAGCCACTGCTATTAAATGCCAACTTTTTCATTATCTTTGCATGCATAAACAAGATATTATTTATTATTTATGAGTCAAGAAGCTGATAAGAAGATAATTACATTAAAAACACTGACAAAGAGCAGTGTTTGGGATGTTCAGGAGAACGATATTTTTCGTATGCTTGACACTGCTGATAAGGATGCTGATGTGAAAGATAATCTGCGTCGTTATACTGATATTATTCGCAGTGCTTTCATGATTGAGGAAGTGCCAGACGATTCACCAATTATGAAAACTAAATATGAAAAAATGGGATATAAGGTGGCTCAACTGAAGTTAGATGACGACAAGAAAATTGTCTGGGCCATTAAAAAACGTCCTATTGTTCGTGTAACCGATCTGACTTACGAAAATATCCGTCATATTTCCGCAGCCAAACTGATAGAAGTGCTGGATCGTAATTTTGGAGGCGGTTGGGATTCACTCTCACAGAGCATAAAGGATATCATTGAGAGCGGTTTTGACATTTCTACCACTACACTTCCAAAAGATCGCCTTCATAAGAAGGGTGGAATGTACGATAAGAAGGTAGAGGATGGCTTTGAGGTGTTGGAAGTTGCTAAGGGAACCTGGGTTGAGGCAATCTTTGCCAAACTGAAGCCAGAAACAGAGAAGCCTCGTATCAAAATGTCATCATCTGTTCGTGGCCTCGAGGAAGACGAGGATGATGATACAGATGTTGAAATCGAGGACAACTACAATAAGCCTGATGAGGATGATGTGGAATTAGATGGTCCTAATGACGATGACATCACTGAGGATAATTATTCGACGATGATGGATTTGGGTTCGGAAGATCCCGATGAAGAAGCAGCTAATATGGCTGAATATGGCGATGAATAGACAGTAATCATATAAAAAGGCAGAAGCCCTGACTTTCCGTTGGAGAGTCAGGGCTTTCTGTTGTTTGTTTGGAATAAGTGTTTGTTTGTAAGTTTTAAGCTTCGGCTTCAGGAATTACTGAAACAACGCTCTTATCGTGCTTTCCTTTGTGGAAATTCACGGTGCCATCAATGAGGGCATAAAGCGTGTCGTCCTTACCAATTCCTACGCCATTGCCTGGATTGTGATGAGTACCACGCTGGCGTACGATGATGTTGCCTGCCTGTACTTTCTGTCCACCCCAGATCTTCACGCCGAGTCGCTGTGCTGCACTCTCGCGGCCGTTCTTAGAACTACCTACACCTTTTTTATGTGCCATAATGTTGTTCCTCCTACGTTTTAAGCGATTACCTGTTTAACTTCTACCTGAGTGAACTGCTCACGATGACCATTGCGCTTGCGAGAATCCTTACGACGCTTCATCTTGAAAACGATGACTTTGTCGCCCTTCACCAGCGGGTTCACTACTTCAACTACTACTTTTGCACCTTCTACGGTGGGTGCGCCAACCTTGACAGCGCCGTCGGCATCTACGAGCAGCACCTTGTCAAACTCAACAGTCTTGCCTGCCTCCACGTCTTTGATGTGGTGCACGAAGAGCTTCTTGCCCTCCTCAGCCTTGAACTGCTGACCCTGAATTTCTACAATTGCGTACATTTGTTTTTGTTTGTAAATAGGGTTTTTTCCGTAAGGCGGTGTACGTCCGTACACACTTCACCCTGCCTCCACGGACTCTTTCGGGCTGCAAAGGTACTTATTTTTCTGCATAGTAATGATTATTTTATCTTTTTGAGTCTAAAAGTTTAACTTTATTTAATATACTAATATCGATTTTATCTGGCAATAAGACTTTAAAAAATCGTAATTAGCGTTATTGTCTGTCTATAGGAAGTATTGGTTTCATCTGAAATATGTACTTTTGCATAAATATTAAATATGGTGTATATGAATACTCGCAGCATATTACTTTTGATGATAACCCTTTTTTTAGGGCTAGGAGTCACTACTGCCCAAACACCTCAGCAATGGCGCGATTCTCTATCCGTTCTCAACGGAATGATTCGTCTATCGCCTCGATCCACGGATTTGCGGTTGAAGAAGGCTGCTGTAAATATTGAACTTAATCAATGGGAATATGCTGTTGAAGAGTATGGGCGTGTGTTGGAATTAGATGCCAAGAATTTGGCTGCCTTGTATTTTCGTGCCTATGCAAACGTCCATCTGCGTCGTTATGACATGGCAAAATACGATTATGAAACCTTCCTTTCTTTACAGCCTAAGCATTTCGAGGCCCAGTTGGGATTGGCTATGGTCAAAAGAAATATGGGCAGGAAGACGGATGCACTTGACGAGATGAACCGCTTGGTTCAGTTGTTTCCCGATTCTGTCTATGCCTACGTGGCTCGTGCTGGTTTTGAAGCTGAACTTCAGCAGTATGAGGTGGCCTTGTTCGATTGGGATGAAGCAATTTTCCGTAAGCCTTTAAATGCGGATTTCGTAGCTTCAAAAGTGCAGTTGCTTCTTCAGTTGAAGCGTTATGATGAGGCTTGGCAAGAACTGGAAAAGGCGATAAAACGTGGCATTCCCCGTGTTGCACTGAAGGAGTGGATAGACCAGTGTAAGTAAAATTTAGTACAAAACAATACAAACTTAAAATGAAACGACAATTATTATTATTGACATTCACTGCAATGGCTGTAGGGGCCATGGCATGTACCAATTTCATTGTTGGTAAAAAAGCATCTAAGGATGGCTCCGTAATCTGTACCTATAATGCCGACGACTATGGGATGTTCATCGGTTTAGCCCATTATCCGGCAGCCAAGCACCAGCCGGGCGAGATGCGTCAGGTCATCAACTGGGATACCCATGCCTATGGAGGTGAGATTGCCGAAGCCTCAGAAACCTTCAATGTGATAGGTAATATGAACGAATATCAAGTGACCATTGGCGAGACTACCTTTGGTGGACGTGAAGAGATGGTTGATACTACAGGCATTATCGATTATGGTTCGCTCATCTATATTGCCTTGCAGCGTTCAAAGACTGCTCGTGAAGCGATTAAGGTAATGACCACCCTCGTTGAGCAATATGGGTACAATTCCGAAGGTGAGACTTTTACCATCTGTGATCCCAACGAAGCATGGATTATGGAGATGATGGGATGTGCCAGTGACCGTAAGCTGTCCAAGGAGCGTACCGTTTGGGTGGCCCTCCGTATTCCTGATGATGTGATTTGTGCCCATGCCAATCAAAGTCGCATCACCCACTTCAATATGAAGGATAAATCTGGCAACGTCCTTTACTCAAAGAATGTGGTTAAATATGCCCGCAAGATGGGATGGTTCTCAGGCAAGGACGAAGACTTTTCTTTCCGTGATGTATATGCTTTTCCCGATTTTGGCGGTCGTCGTATGTGTGATGCCCGTGTGTGGAGCTTCTTTAATCGTTTTGCAGAGGGTATGGATCGTTATGTAGCCTGGGCCGAGGGTATTCAGAAGGATGCCGAGTCGATGCCCCTATGGGTGAAACCCGTCCGTCAGTTAGGACTTGACGACATTGAGGCAGCCATGCGTGATCATTATGAGAACACCCCTTTCGCCCTTGATGGCGATCAGGGAGGTGGCATCTGGGAAATGCCTTACCGTCCTACACCTTTATATTATAATGTGGATGGAAAGAAATATTTCAACGAGCGCCCCATCTCTACCCAGCAAACAGGTTTCAGTTATGTTGCTCAGATGCGTTCATGGTTGCCTCGAGAAGTGGGGGGCGTACTATGGTTTGGAAATGACGATGGAAACATGGTGCCCTATACTCCTGTGTACTGCTGCGCAACTCAGGCTCCACGTCCTTACAACACTCCAGGCGTCGATGCCCTGAATTTCTCTACCGAGAATGCCTATTGGGTGCAGAACTGGGTGGCCAATATGGTATATCCTCGCTATTCGCTGTTGTTTCCCACTCTTGAGCAGAAACGTGACTCTCTTGACCGTTCTTATTTCCTCCTTCAGAAAGAGATAGAGGATAAGGCTCTGACGCTTCAGCGTGACGAACGTGTGAAATTCCTCACTGATTACTCGGCTCAGAAGGCTAATGAAATGCTGGCTGAGTGGAATCTCTTGGCTGTGAAATTGATTGTTAAGTACAACGACATGATTATCAAGCCAGAACAGAATGGTGTGTTCACTCGTACCCCTGAAGGACTTGGCTCACGTGTTACTCGTCCTGGCTATCCTTCAGGCTTTGCTCGTCGTCTTGTTCAGCAGACAGGTAAGAAGTTTGAGGCTCCTGAATAGGTTTTATGTGGGTGTGAAGAATATTTTTTTGTAAAAAGTAGGCATAATTTTTGGTAGAATAAAAAATAATGCCTACCTTTGCACCCGCAAAACCAAGGGATGCACCCGTAGCTCAGTTGGTAGAGCACCTGACTCTTAATCAGGGTGTCCAGGGTTCGAACCCCTGCGGGTGTACAATAATTAGAATCGACGAACTTGAAAGGTTCGTCGATTTTGTGTTAAATAGCGGTTATGATACTGCTAACTAACTAATTCTTCGATAGTTCTGTCACGTTAGAAACAATGTTGAACCACGCAGCCTGGCTGGGTATTAATAGAGCTATCAGGAATTACAAGTAACTAACTAATGATGGTTGTTCTACCAAATGTTCTACCGCCTATCATAAATGTTCTACCAAACACTGAGATTGTGTACTTAGAAATGGGTTTTCTACTGAAAACACCTTTTCTACTTTCCTCTTACTCCTATTTACATATAATGCCCTAGGCAACTGCTCGACAGGTGATGTAAGGTGGAGTTATTCTTCGTTGTCCTTGATTTTTCCTTTTATCCATAGTTTCCAGTACTTCATGCCTCCTGTTGACCACAGAGCGAGGAATATGAGTACGGGCTGGAAAAACAGTCTGATGAAACGGGCCTGATCGGTATCGAGTCCGAAAGCATCGATGTGGTTCACGTATTGATTGATGTTGCCTGGGAAGATGAGTACGTAGAAGAGAGCAAGCAGTGCACCTACAATTGCTTTCTTTTTCCAAAGGAACAGCATACCAAGTCCGAGTGCTATTTCTACTACGCCTGATGCCAGCACCACAAAGTCGGTAAATTCGGGAGTGAACTGCATCCAAACAGGAACTTGTGCTACAAACTCTTGACGTGCTATTGTTAAATGACTGAAACCAGCATAGGTCATAAATATGCCTAAAAGAAGGCGAAAGAATAATTTTACGTATTTCATAACTTAAATTTATATTTTGTTGGTGCAAAGATAGTTATATTATCTTACATCGCAAGCGATTCAATATTTATTTTAAGAATGATTAACCATGTGTCGCAAGCGATATACTGATAAGTTTCATAATTGTTTAAGTCGTTACTTTTTCCTATCAGTTCTTCATGCCAATAAATGTCTGAATGGCCAAATCGTCATTTACATGTCACATTATACTAAACAATTCTAAAAGTGGGTACAAGGGTATCGAGAATTATTCTATTATTAGTATCTTTGCATTTAATACAAAGAACAATTGTATACCGTTGAACCATTAAAATAAATAGTGTTATGGAAGAAATCAGAGTCTATCATTCCCCTTGGCGCATACTGCTAATGGCTTTGGGATGTTTTGTTTTTATTGCTCTTAGCATCTTTATGCTCAATAATCCTAAGAGCGTTTTTTCGGTGATTGTGGCATGGATTGGCATCGCATTCTTTGGTTTAGCTAGCCTTTCTATTCTTTACTCATTGTTTATGGAAAGACTGATGAACAAGCCATTTCTGACGATTACTGACACCAGCATCATCAGTCAAGGAATAAAACAGACCATCATCAACTTTGCCGATGTAAAGTCGTTTCAAGTTGTAAAGATGGGAGACCAGAAGTTTATCGCCATACACTATAAGACCGATGTTGAGCAGCAAAAGATGAACGAGGCCAGTAGTATTGGCCGTATCATACGTTTCCTGAACCGCCGACTGGTGAATGCACAGGAAAACATCTCTACCACAGGTACAAGCATAAAGGCCGAAGAGTTATGCGACCTGCTGAATGAAAGGCTGAAACGAAAATAAGAAAAAGTGCGAACCAAATCAATGGATCGCACTTTTTTGTTTATATATAGGAGTGGATAACTCAGATACTGTATATAGTAATGAAATTACTCGCTCCTTAAAGCTATTTTATTCGCCCTTGATAGCTGCTACGCCAGGGAGAACCTTACCCTCGATGGCCTCAAGCAGAGCACCACCACCAGTAGAGATGTAAGATACCTGGTCGGCCAGACCGAACTTGTTGACACAAGCTACAGAGTCGCCACCACCAATCAGAGAGAAGGCACCGTTCTTGGTAGCCTCAGCGATAGCGTCGCCGATGGCACGTGAACCAGCGGTGAAGGCGTCGCACTCGAATACACCGGCAGGACCGTTCCACAGGATCGTCTTGGCACCCTTGATAGCCTCGGCAAATGCCTTCTGGCTCTCAGGACCAGCGTCAACACCCTCGAAACCTGCAGGAACCTTGTTAGCAGGGCAGGTGATGATTTCAGCACCAGCCTTTACTGTCATAGTACCAAAGTCGAGACCGTTGGTAGCGGTGCAGTCAGAACCCAGAACCAGTTCTACGCCATTCTTCTTGGCCAGCTCCTCCACACCCAGAGCTACATCCAGCTTGTCGAGCTCTACGATAGAGTCGCCAATCTCGCCGTTGTGAGCCTTTGCGAAAGTGTAGGTCATACCACCGCAGAGGATGAGCTTATCAACCTTACCAAGCAGGTTCTCGATGATACCAATCTTAGAAGATACCTTAGAACCACCCATGATGGCAACGAAAGGACGCTTGATGTTAGACAGTACGGCGTCAACAGCCTGTACCTCCTTCTCCATCAGCAGACCCAGCATCTTGTTGTCAGCGTCGAAGTAGTCGGCGATAACAGCGGTAGAAGCGTGCTTGCGGTGAGCGGTGCCGAAGGCATCCATCACGTAGCAGTCAGCATAAGAAGCCAGAGTCTTGGCAAACTC
The sequence above is a segment of the Prevotella sp. E9-3 genome. Coding sequences within it:
- the rplU gene encoding 50S ribosomal protein L21, producing MYAIVEIQGQQFKAEEGKKLFVHHIKDVEAGKTVEFDKVLLVDADGAVKVGAPTVEGAKVVVEVVNPLVKGDKVIVFKMKRRKDSRKRNGHREQFTQVEVKQVIA
- the pgk gene encoding phosphoglycerate kinase, yielding MTINEFNFAGKKAIVRVDFNVPLDENGKITDDTRIRGALPTLKKILADGGATIIMSHMGKPKGKVDMKKSLGQIREAVEKALGVPVAFAPDCAKAADAAKALKMGEALLLENLRFYPEEEGKPVGVEKGTPEYDEAKKAMKASQKEFAKTLASYADCYVMDAFGTAHRKHASTAVIADYFDADNKMLGLLMEKEVQAVDAVLSNIKRPFVAIMGGSKVSSKIGIIENLLGKVDKLILCGGMTYTFAKAHNGEIGDSIVELDKLDVALGVEELAKKNGVELVLGSDCTATNGLDFGTMTVKAGAEIITCPANKVPAGFEGVDAGPESQKAFAEAIKGAKTILWNGPAGVFECDAFTAGSRAIGDAIAEATKNGAFSLIGGGDSVACVNKFGLADQVSYISTGGGALLEAIEGKVLPGVAAIKGE
- a CDS encoding C69 family dipeptidase, with the translated sequence MKRQLLLLTFTAMAVGAMACTNFIVGKKASKDGSVICTYNADDYGMFIGLAHYPAAKHQPGEMRQVINWDTHAYGGEIAEASETFNVIGNMNEYQVTIGETTFGGREEMVDTTGIIDYGSLIYIALQRSKTAREAIKVMTTLVEQYGYNSEGETFTICDPNEAWIMEMMGCASDRKLSKERTVWVALRIPDDVICAHANQSRITHFNMKDKSGNVLYSKNVVKYARKMGWFSGKDEDFSFRDVYAFPDFGGRRMCDARVWSFFNRFAEGMDRYVAWAEGIQKDAESMPLWVKPVRQLGLDDIEAAMRDHYENTPFALDGDQGGGIWEMPYRPTPLYYNVDGKKYFNERPISTQQTGFSYVAQMRSWLPREVGGVLWFGNDDGNMVPYTPVYCCATQAPRPYNTPGVDALNFSTENAYWVQNWVANMVYPRYSLLFPTLEQKRDSLDRSYFLLQKEIEDKALTLQRDERVKFLTDYSAQKANEMLAEWNLLAVKLIVKYNDMIIKPEQNGVFTRTPEGLGSRVTRPGYPSGFARRLVQQTGKKFEAPE
- the rpmA gene encoding 50S ribosomal protein L27 produces the protein MAHKKGVGSSKNGRESAAQRLGVKIWGGQKVQAGNIIVRQRGTHHNPGNGVGIGKDDTLYALIDGTVNFHKGKHDKSVVSVIPEAEA
- a CDS encoding tetratricopeptide repeat protein, with amino-acid sequence MITLFLGLGVTTAQTPQQWRDSLSVLNGMIRLSPRSTDLRLKKAAVNIELNQWEYAVEEYGRVLELDAKNLAALYFRAYANVHLRRYDMAKYDYETFLSLQPKHFEAQLGLAMVKRNMGRKTDALDEMNRLVQLFPDSVYAYVARAGFEAELQQYEVALFDWDEAIFRKPLNADFVASKVQLLLQLKRYDEAWQELEKAIKRGIPRVALKEWIDQCK
- a CDS encoding STM3941 family protein; amino-acid sequence: MEEIRVYHSPWRILLMALGCFVFIALSIFMLNNPKSVFSVIVAWIGIAFFGLASLSILYSLFMERLMNKPFLTITDTSIISQGIKQTIINFADVKSFQVVKMGDQKFIAIHYKTDVEQQKMNEASSIGRIIRFLNRRLVNAQENISTTGTSIKAEELCDLLNERLKRK